One Bubalus bubalis isolate 160015118507 breed Murrah chromosome 10, NDDB_SH_1, whole genome shotgun sequence genomic window carries:
- the LOC102415357 gene encoding trace amine-associated receptor 6-like — protein MSSNSSPTAAVQLCYEHLNGSCVKSPYSPAFRVILYMVYGFGPVLAMFGNLLVMTAILHFKQLHSPTNCLIASLACADFLVGVTVMPFSMVRSVESCWYFGRTFCTFHTCFDVAFCYCSLFHLSFISIDRYIAVTDPLVYHTKFTMSVSCICISISWILPLTYSGAVFYTGANENGLEELSSALNCAGGCQSVVNQNWVLIGFLSFFIPTLVMIILYSNIFLVARQQAKKIENTGSKTESSSDSYKSREAKRERKAAKTLGITVIAFMISWLPYSINSLIDAFRGFITPAYIYETCCWCAYYNSAMNPLIYALFYPWFKKAIKVIVSGRVFKDSSGSMNLSSEQM, from the coding sequence ATGAGCAGCAACTCGTCCCCCACTGCAGCTGTGCAGCTCTGCTATGAGCACCTGAACGGATCCTGTGTGAAAAGCCCCTACTCACCTGCATTCCGCGTGATTCTGTACATGGTGTATGGCTTTGGGCCTGTCCTGGCCATGTTTGGAAACCTCCTGGTGATGACTGCCATCCTTCATTTCAAGCAGCTGCACTCACCAACCAATTGTCTCATCGCCTCTCTGGCCTGTGCAGACTTTCTGGTGGGAGTGACTGTGATGCCCTTCAGCATGGTCAGGTCTGTGGAGAGCTGCTGGTACTTCGGGCGAACTTTCTGCACTTTTCACACATGCTTTGACGTAGCATTTTGTTACTGTTCTCTCTTCCACCTGTCCTTCATCTCCATCGACAGGTACATTGCTGTTACTGACCCTCTGGTCTATCACACCAAGTTCACGATGTCTGTGTCATGCATAtgcatcagcatctcctggatCCTGCCCCTTACTTACAGTGGCGCCGTGTTCTACACGGGTGCCAATGAGAATGGGCTAGAGGAACTGTCTAGTGCCCTCAACTGTGCAGGAGGTTGCCAGAGCGTTGTAAATCAAAACTGGGTATTGATAGGTTTTCTGTCCTTCTTTATACCTACCCTTGTCATGATCATTCTCTACAGTAATATTTTTCTTGTGGCCAGACAACAGGCTAAAAAGATTGAAAATACTGGTAGCAAAACAGAGTCATCATCAGACAGTTACAAATCCAGAGAagccaagagagagagaaaagcagctAAAACCCTGGGTATCACGGTCATAGCATTCATGATTTCATGGTTACCATACAGTATTAACTCATTAATTGATGCCTTTAGGGGCTTCATAACCCCAGCCTATATTTATGAGACTTGCTGTTGGTGTGCTTATTACAACTCAGCCATGAACCCCTTGATCTATGCTTTATTTTACCCTTGGTTTAAGAAAGCCATCAAAGTCATTGTGAGTGGTCGGGTTTTCAAGGATAGTTCTGGGAGCATGAATTTGTCCTCTGAACAAATGTAA
- the LOC102391552 gene encoding trace amine-associated receptor 7a-like — protein sequence MNSSSPSVAAVQLCYERLNGSCVKTPYSLGPRLILYTVFGFGAVLAVFGNLLVMISILHFKQLHSPTNFLIASLACADFMVGVTVMPFSIVRSVESCWYFGESYCQFHSCFDVSFCLASIYHLCFISLDRYIAVSDPLVYPIRFTVSVSGMCIAFSWLFSIIYSFSLFGTGANAVGLEDLVSALTCVGGCQIAMNQSWVLVNFLLFFIPTLVMIVLYSKIFLIAEQQARKIESLNIKTGRCSESYQDRVAKRERKAARTLGVAVLAFLVSWLPYFLDAISDAFLGFITPTYVYEILVWIAYYNSAMNPLIYAFFYPWFRKAIKLIVTGKVLRANSSTVNLFSG from the coding sequence ATGAACAGCAGCTCACCCAGCGTTGCAGCTGTGCAGCTCTGCTACGAGCGCCTGAACGGATCCTGTGTGAAAACCCCCTACTCACTAGGTCCCCGCCTGATCCTGTACACAGTGTTTGGTTTTGGAGCTGTGCTGGCTGTATTTGGAAATCTCTTGGTAATGATTTCCATTCTCCACTTCAAGCAGCTGCATTCGCCAACCAATTTTTTGATTGCTTCCCTGGCTTGTGCGGACTTCATGGTGGGAGTGACTGTGATGCCCTTCAGCATAGTGAGGTCTGTGGAGAGCTGCTGGTATTTTGGGGAGAGTTACTGTCAATTTCATTCCTGTTTTGATGTGTCATTCTGTCTAGCTTCCATCTACCACTTGTGCTTTATCTCTCTGGACAGGTACATTGCCGTCTCTGACCCCCTGGTCTATCCAATCAGGTTCACTGTGTCTGTTTCTGGCATGTGTATTGCCTTCTCCTGGCTCTTTTcgattatttattctttttctctttttggcacAGGAGCAAATGCAGTTGGACTGGAGGATCTAGTAAGTGCTCTCACCTGTGTGGGAGGCTGTCAAATTGCAATGAATCAAAGTTGGGTATTGgtgaattttctattatttttcatccCCACCCTTGTGATGATAGTTCTTTACTCCAAGATTTTCCTCATTGCTGAACAACAGGCTAGAAAAATTGAGAGTCTGAACATTAAGACTGGGAGATGCTCAGAAAGCTACCAAGACAGAGTGgccaagagggagagaaaggcagCGAGAACACTGGGCGTCGCAGTGCTGGCGTTTCTGGTCTCCTGGCTGCCTTACTTCCTGGATGCCATCAGTGATGCCTTCCTAGGTTTCATCACTCCCACATATGTTTATGAAATACTGGTTTGGATTGCTTATTATAACTCAGCTATGAACCCCTTGatttatgctttcttttatcCTTGGTTTCGAAAAGCCATCAAACTCATTGTCACTGGCAAAGTCTTGAGAGCGAATTCCTCGacagtaaatttattttctgggtAA
- the LOC112587634 gene encoding trace amine-associated receptor 8, with amino-acid sequence MTSNLSQPDTLQFCYGNVNRSCIKSSYSPASRVILYTGFGFGSLLAIFGNFLVMMSVLHFKQLHSPANFLIASLACADFLVGVTVMPFSMVRSVESCWYFGARFCALHSSCDVAFCYSSLFHLCFISIDRYVAVTDPLVYPTKFTVSVSGVCISISWILPIVYSGAVFYTGVSDDGMEELVSALNCIGGCRIVVNQEWVLISVLIFFIPSLIMVILYGKIFIVAKQQALKIENTGSTAESESYKFRVAKRERKAAKTLGVTVVAFMISWLPYTIDILIDAFMGFITPAYIYEICCWGAYYNSAMNPLIYALFYPWFRKAMKVILTGGLFNDSSSTISLFSE; translated from the coding sequence ATGACCAGCAATCTTTCCCAACCTGATACCCTGCAGTTCTGCTATGGGAATGTGAACAGATCTTGTATTAAATCTTCCTACTCACCTGCATCTCGGGTGATTCTGTACACAGGGTTTGGCTTTGGGTCTTTATTGGCTATCTTTGGAAACTTCTTGGTGATgatgtcagttcttcacttcaagCAGCTGCATTCGCCAGCCAATTTCTTGATCGCCTCTCTGGCCTGCGCGGACTTTCTGGTGGGAGTGACCGTGATGCCCTTCAGCATGGTCAGGTCCGTGGAGAGCTGCTGGTACTTTGGAGCCCGATTTTGTGCCCTTCACAGTTCCTGTGATGTGGCATTTTGTTACTCTTCTCTCTTCCACTTGTGCTTCATCTCCATCGACAGGTACGTTGCTGTTACTGACCCCCTGGTCTATCCCACCAAGTTCACGGTGTCTGTGTCAGGAGTAtgcatcagcatctcctggatCCTGCCCATTGTGTACAGCGGAGCTGTGTTCTACACAGGTGTCAGTGACGATGGGATGGAGGAATTAGTAAGTGCTCTCAACTGTATAGGCGGTTGTCGAATTGTTGTAAATCAAGAATGGGTTTTGATAAGTGTTCTGATATTTTTTATACCTTCCCTCATTATGGTAATTCTTTATGGTAAGATTTTTATTGTAGCTAAACAACAAGctctaaaaattgaaaatactgGCAGCACAGCAGAATCAGAGAGCTACAAATTCAGAGTggccaagagagagagaaaagcagctAAAACCCTGGGGGTCACAGTAGTAGCATTTATGATTTCATGGTTACCATATACAATTGATATATTAATTGATGCCTTTATGGGTTTCATAACCCCGGCCTATATTTATGAGATTTGCTGTTGGGGTGCCTATTATAATTCAGCCATGAACCCTTTGATTTATGCTTTATTTTACCCTTGGTTTAGGAAAGCCATGAAAGTCATTTTAACTGGGGGACTTTTTAATGATAGTTCATCAACCATTAGTTTATTTTCAGAATGA
- the LOC102392204 gene encoding trace amine-associated receptor 7a-like, which produces MSSASPSAAAVQLCYEHLNGSCVKTPYSPGPRLILYTVFIFGAVLAVFGNLLVMISILHFKQLHSPINFLIASLACADFLVGVTVMPFSTVRSVESCWYFGQRYCQLHSCFEGSFCYASIYHLCFISLDRYIAVTDPLVYPTRFTVSVSGMCIASSWLFSIIFSFSLFGTGANAAGLEDLVSALTCVGGCQIAVNQSWVFVSFLVFFLPTLVMITVYFKIFLIAKQQARKIESLNNKTGRCSDSFQDRVAKRERKAARTLGVAVLAFLVSWLPYFLDSIIDAFLGFITPTYVYEILVWIAYYNSAMNPLIYAFFYPWFRKAIKLIVTGKVLRANSSTVNLFSG; this is translated from the coding sequence ATGAGCAGTGCGTCTCCTTCTGCTGCAGCTGTGCAGCTCTGCTACGAGCACCTGAACGGATCCTGTGTGAAAACCCCCTACTCACCAGGCCCCCGCCTCATCCTGTACACAGTGTTCATCTTTGGAGCTGTGCTGGCTGTGTTTGGAAATCTCCTGGTGATGATTTCCATTCTCCACTTCAAGCAGCTGCATTCTCCTATCAACTTCTTGATTGCTTCTCTGGCCTGTGCTGACTTCTTGGTGGGAGTGACTGTGATGCCCTTCAGCACAGTGAGGTCCGTGGAGAGCTGCTGGTACTTTGGGCAGCGTTACTGTCAACTCCACTCTTGTTTTGAAGGCTCATTCTGTTACGCTTCCATCTACCACTTGTGCTTTATCTCTCTGGACAGGTACATTGCAGTCACTGACCCCCTGGTCTATCCAACCAGGTTCACTGTGTCTGTTTCTGGCATGTGTATTGCCTCCTCTTGgctcttttctattattttttctttttctctttttggcacAGGAGCGAATGCAGCTGGACTGGAGGATCTAGTAAGTGCTCTCACCTGTGTGGGAGGCTGTCAAATTGCAGTGAATCAGAGTTGGGTATTTGTCAGTTTCCTTGtattcttcctccccacccttgTCATGATAACTGTTTACTTCAAGATTTTCCTCATTGCTAAACAGCAGGCTAGAAAAATTGAGAGTCTGAACAACAAGACTGGGCGATGCTCAGACAGCTTCCAAGACAGAGTggccaagagagagagaaaggcagcaAGAACACTGGGCGTCGCAGTGCTGGCATTTCTGGTCTCCTGGCTGCCTTACTTCCTGGATTCCATCATTGATGCCTTCCTAGGTTTCATCACTCCCACATATGTTTATGAAATACTGGTTTGGATTGCTTATTATAACTCAGCTATGAACCCCTTGatttatgctttcttttatcCTTGGTTTCGAAAAGCCATCAAACTCATTGTCACTGGCAAAGTCTTGAGAGCGAATTCCTCGacagtaaatttattttctgggtAA
- the LOC102396350 gene encoding trace amine-associated receptor 9, with protein sequence MVNNFSQAEAVEFCYQNINGSCVKTPYTPGPRAILYAVLGLGAVLAVFGNLLVIIVILHFKQLHTPTNFLIASLACADFLVGVTVMPFSTVRSVESCWYFGDSYCKFHTCFDTSFCFASLFHLCCISIDRYIAVTDPLAYPTKFTVSVSGICIVLSWFFSVTYSFSIFYTGANEEGIEDLVVALTCVGGCQAPLNQNWVLLCFLLFFIPTVVMVFIYGKIFLVAKYQARKIESTASQAQCSSESYKERVAKRERKAAKTLGIAVAAFLVSWLPYVIDAVIDAYMNFITPPYVYEILVWCVYYNSAMNPLIYAFFYPWFRKAVKLIISGQVLRVDSSTINLFSEEADID encoded by the coding sequence ATGGTGAACAATTTCTCCCAAGCTGAAGCTGTGGAATTCTGCTACCAGAACATCAACGGGTCCTGTGTTAAGACCCCTTACACACCAGGTCCTCGGGCAATTCTATATGCAGTCCTCGGTTTGGGGGCTGTGCTGGCCGTGTTTGGAAACTTACTGGTCATTATTGTTATTCTTCACTTCAAACAGCTGCACACTCCCACTAACTTTCTGATCGCATCTCTGGCCTGTGCAGACTTCTTGGTGGGAGTGACTGTGATGCCCTTCAGCACAGTGAGGTCCGTGGAGAGCTGCTGGTACTTTGGGGACAGCTACTGTAAATTTCATACTTGTTTCGATACTTCCTTctgttttgcttctttatttcatttatgctGTATCTCGATTGATAGATATATTGCTGTTACTGACCCTCTGGCCTATCCTACCAAGTTTACGGTCTCTGTTTCAGGAATATGCATTGTTCTCTCTTGGTTCTTTTCTGTCACATACAGTTTTTCTATCTTTTACACGGGGGCCAATGAGGAAGGGATTGAGGACCTCGTAGTTGCTCTCACCTGTGTAGGAGGCTGCCAGGCTCCATTGAATCAAAACTGGGTTCTACTCTGTTTTCTCCTATTCTTTATACCCACTGTTGTCATGGTGTTTATATATGGTAAGATATTTTTGGTGGCTAAATATCAGGCCAGAAAGATAGAAAGTACAGCCAGCCAAGCTCAGTGCTCCTCAGAGAGTTACAAGGAAAGAgtagcaaagagagagagaaaagccgCTAAAACACTGGGTATTGCCGTGGCAGCTTTTCTGGTCTCTTGGCTTCCATACGTTATTGATGCTGTGATCGATGCTTATATGAATTTTATAACTCCTCCTTATGTTTATGAGATTTTAGTGTGGTGTGTTTATTATAATTCAGCTATGAATCCCTTGatttatgctttcttttatcCATGGTTTCGGAAGGCAGTAAAGCTTATCATAAGCGGCCAAGTCTTAAGAGTAGATTCATccacaattaatttattttctgaggAAGCAGACATAGATTAG